Proteins encoded in a region of the Streptomyces violaceoruber genome:
- a CDS encoding PAS domain-containing protein, with product MSASRRSGTTDELGPDEPEQPERDGADLLAALLDGMDAALCAFDADGVVTHWNREAERILGWSAAEAVGRQGFAGWAVRSADAGEVEDRLLSAMRAPGRQVNEFALLTKDGGRVLVRTQSAAVRGPDGRPAGVYCAFSEVHAQIDLERSIALSEALLEDASWGVVLVDADLRPAVVNAHAARALGAGRTSVLGRPLGDLLAQGVEELENALTHVLAEGAPPAPAEVWVSLRTPEGERRRCWRSGFVRLASPLAEEPVPLGVGWLFQDVTESKQGEQEAALLRFRANQLHRAARAAAECEDPAEAAIVHLDFALAGFADHALIDRVVGGATSDTDAAEQVRLVRVAATPSGAPGPSVPSGTSGMPVRYGEGHPAVQCVERAGSVRASAGVRAVPAEQVRRWATARQWPEDTVHGLCAVLRSRGRTLGVVTFLRGAGRSAFERPDAMYAEDVAVRIATALDLAGAVDRP from the coding sequence GTGAGTGCTTCGCGGCGTAGTGGGACCACCGACGAGCTGGGGCCGGACGAGCCGGAGCAGCCCGAGCGGGACGGCGCGGACCTGTTGGCCGCGCTCCTCGACGGCATGGACGCGGCCCTGTGCGCCTTCGACGCGGACGGGGTCGTGACCCATTGGAACCGCGAGGCGGAGCGGATCCTCGGCTGGAGCGCGGCCGAGGCCGTGGGACGGCAGGGCTTCGCGGGGTGGGCCGTGCGCAGCGCGGACGCCGGTGAGGTGGAGGACCGGCTGCTGTCCGCCATGCGGGCGCCGGGCCGTCAGGTGAACGAGTTCGCGCTGCTGACCAAGGACGGCGGCCGGGTGCTGGTGCGCACCCAGTCCGCGGCGGTGCGCGGCCCCGACGGGCGTCCCGCGGGGGTGTACTGCGCGTTCAGCGAGGTGCACGCGCAGATCGACCTGGAGCGGTCCATCGCGCTGAGCGAGGCCCTGCTGGAGGACGCGAGCTGGGGTGTCGTCCTGGTCGACGCGGACCTGCGGCCCGCCGTGGTCAACGCGCACGCGGCACGGGCGCTCGGGGCCGGGCGCACGTCCGTACTGGGGAGGCCGCTCGGCGACCTGCTCGCCCAGGGCGTCGAGGAGCTGGAGAACGCGCTGACGCACGTCCTGGCCGAGGGCGCGCCGCCCGCGCCCGCCGAGGTGTGGGTGAGCCTGCGCACCCCCGAGGGGGAGCGGCGCCGGTGCTGGCGCAGCGGGTTCGTGCGGCTGGCCTCGCCGCTCGCGGAGGAGCCGGTGCCGCTGGGCGTCGGCTGGCTGTTCCAGGACGTGACGGAGTCGAAGCAGGGCGAGCAGGAGGCGGCGCTGCTGCGCTTCCGGGCCAACCAGCTGCACCGGGCGGCGCGGGCCGCGGCCGAGTGCGAGGACCCGGCCGAGGCCGCGATCGTCCACCTGGACTTCGCGCTGGCCGGGTTCGCCGACCACGCCCTGATCGACCGCGTGGTGGGCGGCGCGACGTCGGACACCGACGCAGCGGAGCAGGTGCGGCTGGTCCGGGTCGCCGCCACCCCGTCCGGCGCGCCCGGGCCCAGCGTGCCGTCCGGGACGTCCGGGATGCCGGTGCGCTACGGCGAGGGGCACCCCGCCGTGCAGTGCGTGGAGCGGGCGGGCTCGGTGCGGGCCAGCGCCGGAGTGCGGGCGGTCCCGGCCGAGCAGGTGCGCCGGTGGGCCACGGCCCGCCAGTGGCCGGAGGACACGGTGCACGGCCTGTGCGCGGTGCTGCGCAGCCGCGGCCGGACACTGGGCGTCGTCACGTTCCTGCGCGGTGCGGGCCGCAGCGCCTTCGAGCGGCCGGACGCGATGTACGCGGAGGACGTGGCGGTGCGGATCGCGACCGCGCTGGACTTGGCCGGCGCGGTGGACAGGCCCTAG
- a CDS encoding SIS domain-containing protein yields MSDHKPAGQFLDAAIDLLRRVRDEEADSIEAAGTLLADTVQNGGRLFAFGAGHSSLAAQDVVYRAGGLALMNLLTVPGVVGIDVMPATLGSALERVDGLASAVLDSSPLRAGDALVIISLSGRNALPVEMAMHARALGLRVIGVTSVAYASQTTSRHASGTFLKDHCDIVLDSKIAVGDAELTLDTVPAPFAPASTVVTAALMQAVTATAAATLADRGIEPPLLRSGNVDGGHEWNARVLEQYGERIFYRR; encoded by the coding sequence ATGAGCGACCACAAGCCGGCCGGCCAGTTCCTCGACGCGGCGATCGACCTCCTGCGGCGCGTCCGCGACGAGGAGGCGGACAGCATCGAGGCGGCCGGCACGCTGCTCGCCGACACCGTGCAGAACGGCGGCCGGCTCTTCGCCTTCGGCGCCGGCCACTCCTCCCTCGCCGCCCAGGACGTCGTGTACCGCGCGGGCGGGCTCGCCCTGATGAACCTGCTCACCGTGCCCGGCGTCGTCGGCATCGACGTCATGCCGGCCACCCTCGGCTCCGCCCTGGAGCGGGTCGACGGCCTCGCGAGCGCCGTACTGGACTCCTCGCCGCTCCGCGCGGGCGACGCCCTGGTGATCATCTCGCTCTCCGGGCGCAACGCCCTGCCCGTGGAGATGGCGATGCACGCCCGCGCCCTGGGCCTGCGGGTGATCGGCGTGACCTCGGTGGCGTACGCCTCGCAGACGACGTCGCGGCACGCCTCCGGCACCTTCCTCAAGGACCACTGCGACATCGTGCTGGACTCCAAGATCGCCGTCGGCGACGCGGAACTCACCCTCGACACCGTCCCCGCCCCCTTCGCGCCCGCGTCCACGGTCGTCACCGCCGCCCTGATGCAGGCCGTGACGGCCACGGCCGCCGCCACCCTCGCCGACCGCGGCATCGAACCCCCGCTGCTGCGCTCGGGCAACGTGGACGGCGGCCACGAATGGAACGCCCGCGTACTGGAGCAGTACGGCGAGCGCATCTTCTACCGCCGCTGA
- a CDS encoding alpha/beta hydrolase yields MSTFLLIHGAWHSGRCWERVVPLLEAAGHRVFAPSLTGYGDKAHLLGPEVGLDTHVDDVVGLIAGENLSDVVLVGHSYAGLVISSAAHRIPERIAHLVYLDAMVPEDGESAVDVHPVTQRLIELAEKSESGWRVPPMPEQPAPLGLFGVTDPADVAWLHGMLSDQPVRCLQQPVRLGNPAADAIPRTHIHNVGAMPTGITRRPVPPIQPNGTAAQVWELPTGHDCMITMPTELSELLLKLP; encoded by the coding sequence ATGTCCACATTTCTGCTGATACACGGCGCTTGGCACAGCGGACGGTGCTGGGAGCGGGTGGTACCGCTGCTGGAAGCCGCCGGGCACCGGGTGTTCGCGCCGTCCCTGACCGGCTACGGCGACAAGGCACACCTGCTCGGTCCGGAGGTGGGTCTCGACACGCACGTCGACGACGTGGTCGGGCTGATCGCCGGGGAGAACCTCAGCGACGTCGTACTCGTCGGCCACAGCTACGCGGGGCTGGTGATCTCCTCCGCGGCCCACCGGATTCCGGAACGCATCGCGCACCTGGTCTACCTCGACGCGATGGTCCCGGAGGACGGCGAGTCCGCTGTCGACGTCCACCCCGTGACGCAGCGGCTGATCGAGCTCGCCGAGAAGTCCGAGAGCGGCTGGCGCGTGCCGCCGATGCCCGAGCAGCCCGCGCCCTTGGGCCTGTTCGGCGTCACGGACCCGGCCGACGTCGCCTGGCTGCACGGGATGCTCTCGGACCAGCCGGTGCGCTGTCTGCAGCAACCGGTGCGACTGGGCAACCCGGCTGCCGACGCAATCCCGCGCACGCACATTCACAATGTCGGCGCCATGCCGACGGGCATCACCCGTCGCCCCGTCCCCCCGATCCAGCCCAACGGCACTGCCGCCCAGGTCTGGGAGCTGCCCACCGGCCACGACTGCATGATCACCATGCCGACCGAACTCAGCGAACTGCTCCTCAAACTCCCCTAG
- a CDS encoding metal-dependent transcriptional regulator yields the protein MSGLIDTTEMYLRTILELEEEGVVPMRARIAERLDQSGPTVSQTVARMERDGLVSVAADRHLELTDEGRRLATRVMRKHRLAECLLVDVIGLEWEQVHAEACRWEHVMSEAVERRVLELLRHPTESPYGNPIPGLEELGETDGADPFLDEGMVSLADLDPGQEGKTVVVRRIGEPIQTDAQLMYTLRRAGVQPGSVVSVTESAGGVLVGSGGEAAELEADTASHVFVAKR from the coding sequence ATGTCCGGACTGATCGACACCACGGAGATGTACCTCCGCACCATCCTCGAGCTGGAGGAGGAAGGTGTGGTCCCGATGCGCGCCCGGATCGCCGAGCGGCTCGACCAGAGCGGCCCGACGGTCAGCCAGACGGTGGCGCGGATGGAGCGCGACGGTCTGGTGTCCGTGGCGGCGGACCGGCATCTGGAGCTGACCGACGAGGGCAGGCGGCTGGCGACGCGCGTGATGCGCAAGCACCGGCTCGCGGAGTGCCTGCTCGTCGACGTGATCGGCCTGGAGTGGGAGCAGGTCCACGCCGAGGCCTGCCGCTGGGAGCACGTGATGAGCGAGGCGGTGGAGCGCCGCGTGCTCGAGCTGCTGCGGCACCCGACCGAGTCGCCGTACGGCAACCCGATCCCGGGCCTGGAGGAGCTGGGCGAGACCGACGGGGCCGATCCGTTCCTGGACGAGGGGATGGTCTCCCTGGCCGACCTCGACCCGGGGCAGGAGGGCAAGACGGTCGTCGTGCGCCGGATCGGCGAGCCGATCCAGACGGACGCGCAGCTGATGTACACGCTGCGCCGGGCCGGGGTGCAGCCCGGCTCGGTGGTGAGCGTGACCGAGTCGGCGGGCGGCGTGCTGGTGGGCAGTGGCGGCGAGGCCGCCGAGCTGGAGGCGGACACCGCCTCCCACGTGTTCGTCGCCAAGCGCTGA
- a CDS encoding transporter has product MSARTTPAAPVPPGPPGPSGATVPSGSAVTSVFVRLKLSLLRNGLRQSGGRRAAYVASAVLVLLFAALQLIGLIALRGYAHADALVVLLAAVLALGWAVMPLFFPGGDETLDPTRLVMLPLRPGPLVRALLTSSLVGIGPLFTLCVFAGSVVAVAHGGAAYAVGVVGAVLALLVCVTLARAVAAANVRLLTSRKGRDLAVLSGLVVAVGAQLVNFGAQRLGSSGLGELDPVADVVRWIPPASAVGAMDAASDGAYGTALAQLALTAAALVLLLRVWARHLTRLMTAPDGSTLQSDTGPVRERGSAGLTRWLPAGRTGTTMERTLRYVWRDPKTKAAWVTSLAIGLIVPVFNAWQGTGSVYFACFAAGMLGIQMYNQFGQDTSAFWMVAMTISSARDAYVELRARALALLLITLPYATLVTVLTTALLDDWRTLPEALGLSFALLGAMLATGAWTSARFPYSIPQEGYKNVAPGQVGLAWVSIFGGMIGAALLCAPVIALTIWLNVSGGAGDTGWVLLPVGAVYGAVLTLLGLRLAAPRTAGRLPEILTAVSKG; this is encoded by the coding sequence ATGAGCGCGCGGACCACACCGGCCGCCCCCGTCCCGCCGGGACCGCCGGGACCGTCGGGCGCGACGGTCCCGTCCGGCTCCGCCGTCACGTCGGTCTTCGTACGGCTGAAGCTGTCGCTCCTGCGCAACGGGCTGCGGCAGTCCGGCGGCCGGCGGGCCGCCTACGTCGCCTCGGCCGTCCTCGTGCTGCTCTTCGCCGCGCTCCAGCTGATCGGCCTGATCGCGCTGCGCGGGTACGCGCACGCGGACGCGCTGGTCGTGCTGCTCGCCGCGGTGCTCGCCCTGGGCTGGGCGGTGATGCCGCTGTTCTTCCCCGGCGGGGACGAGACGCTCGACCCGACCCGGCTGGTGATGCTGCCGCTGCGGCCCGGACCCCTGGTGCGCGCGCTGCTCACCTCCTCGCTGGTGGGCATCGGGCCGCTGTTCACTCTGTGCGTGTTCGCCGGTTCCGTGGTCGCGGTCGCGCACGGCGGGGCGGCCTACGCCGTCGGCGTCGTCGGGGCGGTCCTCGCGCTGCTGGTGTGCGTGACCCTGGCGCGGGCCGTCGCCGCCGCCAACGTCCGGCTGCTGACCAGCCGCAAGGGGCGCGATCTCGCGGTGCTGAGCGGGCTGGTCGTCGCGGTCGGCGCGCAACTCGTCAACTTCGGCGCGCAGCGGCTGGGCTCGTCGGGGCTCGGCGAGCTGGACCCGGTGGCCGACGTGGTGCGCTGGATTCCGCCCGCGTCGGCGGTCGGCGCGATGGACGCGGCGAGCGACGGGGCGTACGGCACCGCGCTGGCCCAGCTGGCGCTGACCGCCGCGGCGCTGGTGCTGCTGCTGCGGGTGTGGGCGCGGCATCTGACGCGGCTGATGACGGCGCCCGACGGCTCCACGCTCCAGAGCGACACCGGGCCGGTGCGCGAGCGCGGCTCGGCCGGTCTCACCCGGTGGCTGCCGGCGGGCCGTACCGGCACCACCATGGAGCGCACCCTGCGCTATGTGTGGCGCGACCCGAAGACCAAGGCGGCGTGGGTGACGTCGCTGGCCATCGGCCTGATCGTGCCGGTGTTCAACGCCTGGCAGGGCACCGGCTCGGTCTACTTCGCCTGTTTCGCGGCCGGGATGCTCGGCATCCAGATGTACAACCAGTTCGGGCAGGACACGTCCGCGTTCTGGATGGTCGCGATGACGATCTCGTCGGCCAGGGACGCCTACGTCGAGCTGCGGGCCCGCGCGCTGGCGCTGCTGCTGATCACGCTGCCGTACGCCACCCTCGTCACGGTGCTGACCACCGCGCTGCTCGACGACTGGCGGACCCTGCCCGAGGCGCTCGGCCTGTCCTTCGCGCTGCTCGGCGCGATGCTGGCGACCGGCGCCTGGACCTCGGCCCGCTTCCCGTACTCCATCCCGCAGGAGGGGTACAAGAACGTCGCCCCCGGTCAGGTCGGACTGGCCTGGGTCTCGATCTTCGGCGGCATGATCGGCGCGGCCCTGCTGTGCGCGCCGGTGATCGCGCTGACGATCTGGCTGAACGTGAGCGGGGGAGCCGGGGACACGGGCTGGGTGCTCCTGCCGGTCGGCGCGGTGTACGGCGCGGTGCTGACGCTGCTGGGCCTGCGGCTGGCCGCGCCGCGCACGGCCGGGCGGCTGCCGGAGATCCTCACGGCGGTCAGCAAGGGGTGA
- a CDS encoding alpha/beta fold hydrolase gives MARRIDVTGAGGVRLAAWEFGDPPKTGRGHDPAPSAPGGPAPSASGAGDLPGVLLLHGLMGRASHWAPTARWLSARHRAVALDQRGHGRSDKPPRAAYTREAYVEDVEAALEQLGLGPAVLIGHAMGALTAWQLAAKRPDLVRGLIICDMRASALGAASQHTWTEWFRAWPVPFATLADVRKWFGEDDPWVERPNPARGEFYAEVMAESPDGWRPVFEPEQMLRSRETWVYDAHWEELAQVRCPTLVVRGLDGELGRAEAQEMVRVLPSGQYAEVADAGHLVHYDQPEAWRTAIEPFLNALGDA, from the coding sequence ATGGCGCGGCGCATCGACGTGACCGGCGCGGGCGGGGTACGCCTCGCGGCCTGGGAGTTCGGCGACCCTCCCAAGACCGGCCGGGGCCATGACCCGGCCCCCTCCGCACCCGGCGGCCCGGCCCCCTCCGCATCGGGCGCCGGAGACCTGCCCGGTGTCCTGTTATTGCACGGTCTGATGGGCCGCGCCTCGCACTGGGCCCCCACGGCCCGCTGGCTCTCCGCCCGCCACCGCGCCGTCGCCCTCGACCAGCGCGGCCACGGCCGCAGCGACAAGCCCCCGCGGGCCGCCTACACCCGGGAGGCCTACGTCGAGGACGTCGAGGCCGCCCTGGAGCAGCTCGGCCTCGGCCCGGCCGTCCTCATCGGCCACGCCATGGGCGCGCTGACCGCCTGGCAGCTCGCCGCCAAACGCCCCGACCTGGTCCGCGGCCTGATCATCTGCGACATGCGGGCCTCCGCGCTCGGCGCCGCCTCGCAGCACACCTGGACCGAGTGGTTCCGCGCCTGGCCGGTCCCCTTCGCCACCCTCGCCGACGTCCGCAAGTGGTTCGGCGAGGACGACCCGTGGGTGGAGCGGCCGAACCCGGCTCGCGGCGAGTTCTACGCCGAGGTGATGGCCGAGTCCCCGGACGGCTGGCGCCCCGTCTTCGAACCGGAGCAGATGCTGCGCTCCCGCGAGACCTGGGTCTACGACGCCCACTGGGAGGAGCTGGCGCAGGTGCGCTGCCCCACCCTGGTCGTGCGCGGCCTCGACGGCGAACTGGGCCGCGCCGAGGCCCAGGAGATGGTCCGGGTCCTGCCGAGCGGCCAGTACGCGGAGGTCGCCGACGCCGGTCACCTCGTCCACTACGACCAGCCGGAGGCATGGCGGACGGCCATCGAGCCGTTCCTGAACGCCCTCGGGGACGCCTGA
- a CDS encoding winged helix-turn-helix transcriptional regulator: protein MDAAPSDPQSEARPGDACRTRVVLGIVGDKWSLLVVRNLRDGPRRFTELKRAIDGISQRMLTVTLRGLERDGILTRTVHNVMPPHVSYELTEMGSTLREATAPLLEWSVAHLARIDDARAAYDARTDPPMTS, encoded by the coding sequence ATGGACGCGGCACCGAGCGATCCCCAGTCGGAGGCGCGGCCCGGCGACGCGTGCCGGACCCGGGTGGTGCTCGGCATCGTCGGAGACAAGTGGTCGCTGCTGGTCGTGCGCAATCTCAGGGATGGCCCGCGCCGCTTCACCGAGCTCAAGAGGGCCATCGACGGAATCAGTCAGCGCATGCTCACCGTGACGCTGCGCGGCCTGGAGCGCGACGGAATCCTGACCCGCACCGTCCACAACGTGATGCCGCCACACGTGAGCTATGAGCTCACCGAGATGGGCAGCACCCTGCGCGAGGCCACCGCGCCTCTGCTCGAATGGAGCGTCGCGCACCTCGCCCGGATCGACGATGCCCGCGCCGCCTACGACGCCCGCACCGATCCACCGATGACCTCATAG